tatATGAACATTTCACTCATCGAAAAAAACCGTGTTCAGACTGAAGTTTGGGTGGCTAGTACCAATCGGCGTGCTATTCGTCATTTCATTCCCTCCTGTAATGCTTTACTTTTTCGAGCAGAAGACGCATACTCACCCCTACTGATTCAGTTGTTTGGACACGAAATTGTTGCTGTTCTCTGTGGACTGGTGTGGGGACTATGGGTAGGATTTGGCATTGTCGCCGCTGGCACTTTTCTCGGAGAAGTAGGAAACTTCTAGTGAGTAGCGCTTCTACGTCGAAGCTACGATGATGACGTTATACTGTGCTAAATTTTGTAATTTGTGAATAGCGCCTTTAGATACTGTTGCCGAGCGAGAGGTGAAAAGCTAGAGAGGACAAGTATCTTTTATGCATGCCTGGCACGGGTTGTGCGCGATGGCGGATTTAAGATTGCTTTAATCGCTCGTTTGAGCGCAATACCTGGTCATTGTGAGCATTCATGTCGATTCAATTCATTGCGCCTTTTAGTCTGACGGCACCATAAACTACTAACTATTAGTTACCACTGGCATATTTTCGGCATGTGGCATGGGGATTATCATCTTTTCGATCGCTGCTATCCTTTCTCTCCCTAAACAATTCATCACAGTCTACCTTGGAGTCATTCTTAAACAATCCAATGACGGTGAGGGATGAGTTGCCATTGGAACCTCTGATTCAACAGACTGAAAAATCTTTAGGAACCGAAGAcacaaaaagcaaaataatcAGTGATACGGTCCTCGGCATTACTGTAGTTATTACATTTGTCGCAATGTGGTATATTTTCCTTCAGATGAATAAAGTAACACCACAAGTCATCTACGAGAGGCGAAAGGCGAGGTATTTCGTTTCTTTAAATAATCTTCTTTATCGATTCTGACGATAAATCAGACAAGCGAAATTGTCAAGAGCAACCGGCTctccatacatgcatgcaGGACCATCCATGACAAACCCAGACGTCTTTAACCCAACTGGGTCAGAGTCGGACATTCCACTCACAAGCACCCATCACGACGCCGCACATCAGCAATGGGACCGCCATGGCAAGGCCATCGGTTATGCACCAGATCCCAACCTTTACACGCCCCAGGCACGTACACCTACAAGGCCTGTATTTACCTCGAATTATCCCcgcgacgaggaagaggcagCCGGTCACCGACCGCTTCGAGAAGAAAGCACAGATGATGTAGAATGGGATATTCCACAGCGTGGAACTACGTCCCCTCGACTGAACGCTGTTGTCTCACCAACTTCTTTACACAATCCATATTCGCCTAACCACCGACGGGACTTTGAGAACGAGATAGTTCAAACACCTACTCAGGCCAGCTTTGTCAACGAAGGGGCAGGTCCCTCAACTGTGCGGATGGTACAGTCCAGTAGCAACAAGCCGCATGGGTCTTTCGATGTAGAGGACCCATACGGCGGGTACGAGGTCCCCCACCGCCATGGCCATGCACATGAACTCACTGCTTCATCTTTCCGTACGGCGTACAGTAGCTCTCCTGACGCTATGGATGACGCTCCTATACCCAATCCACACGCTGCTTCGAGTCACCCCTACCCAGGCCCTATATACCCTTCTCCCAGACCACAATCACCAAAACCTCCTAGTTATGTCACAACCTTGCGCTGAGCGGCTAGTTTCCGCTCTCAGTACGATGATTCTGTTTATGGACTTGTAGTACATTatctttcttccttgaaTGGACGCGAACTTTCATCAATATACTTCAGCTAGATATATTACGACTTTACGACTACTAGTATTAATGTTGGAGACATCTGGCTACGAATAAATGATGAGATCGTAACTAGGAGTTCTTCAAAAGTTCAAATCCTCACTTTTGCGTTGAAGATGAATTGACAAGTCACccattttttttgaaaaaaaaaatctacTCTTCAATAGGATCTTCTAACACGCTGTCTTTGCGATTCTACTTTCATCTAAAGCGTTGTCTGGAAACCATATTATTGTTGCAAGTACAATTGAGTGGGATTCGAAGGAGCTGGTAGTCGGACTTCGGGCATAGGAAAAAATAAGTGCAGCGCAAGTGCGCAAGTGCAAAACgtgcaaatgcaagtgcacggTGGCTGTGCTGCAGTGCAATGCGAGTGCATGcgagtgcatgcaagtgcacacgcaagtgcagtgcagtgtgCGCGCAAGTGCAGTATAATGCAcacgcaagtgcagtgcagtgtgCGCGCAAGTGCAGTATAATGCACACGCAAgtgcaaccaaaaaaaaaaaacgcaagCGTGCAGGCTGTTATGTAGTACATAGCGTCTTGTACTTGATATACATGACATGTACGTAGCTAATCAATGTAGTACCTACTAAATTGAATACTATTactttgtttttgacttcaCTGCCTTTGCTGCGGTCCTATTTTCCGGGATAGGTCGTGGCCTAAGgattctcttctcttctactAGTTTTGGCTCGGTGGGTTGTATAAATTTGACAAAGTTTGGGCCAGTCTGAGCGAATATTTTTGAGATTGAATATTAGCAATAGTAAAAGATAAACATACCATTCCTTCGTCACTGTCTATCTCAATGTCGCCATGGTTGTAATAATCGGGAACTCCTGCGTATGGAAACCAACCTTGCGGCTCTCCAGCATCCAGACCCCACTGATAATTACCTGCAAGTCCGGCGCGGCTTGAAACCTCAAACATCTCCTCTTCCAACGATGCCAATGCCTCTAAGTCAACATCCAGTGTTCGGATCGGGAAAGGTATATCATTTTTTGATCTGTTTGTCCTTTGGTAGACCTGTTTTGAAATGCTCACTATTAGATTTGGGCGCCTAACCATTGAATCAAATAGCGTTGAAAGTCTTTTGGCCTCGGTGTCCCAAGCAATTGTTGAATGTGCTGAGATACAGTTTCTGAGTAGATTTGTAAGTACAGTATAGAAACACGGTTAGATTAAGAGAGATACCTCGAATATAGTCATCGatattttgaatttttgtgtTCAATTCATCGTCGGGATCAAAGTACCGAAGTACATGCTTGATAAATGTCTGCATCAACGCCATACCATTAGAGTTTTCATGGATTGGGAACATTATAGTTCAGActcacaaaaaatgtcatccaGTAGCAGAATTCGTTAGAATAATGGTTAGAGGCAAGGATCACCAGTGAAAATTTACTATCGCATGAATTCGGGTTTAATTGAACGGAACCAAAATGTCTTCTTGGCAAAATAGGGAATCAATTTGGAATACGGACAGATATAATAAAATGAACTTATTCTTCAGGTTCAATAAGATTGGTAGGCATGATAGAAAAGACACATATCTTCTCACAAAGTAGAGTGAGACCTCCGTGAAGGGCCAGCCGTTTGCACTATATAATAAACATTTATCTGCCAGTATCACATAAATGAATATTGTCAGTTAACTGTCATGAAAAATATCAAGTAATAGTATATACTTACCTTTCACAGTGTACCTGCTTTACAGATTATGATTAAGCATACCCAATCCAACCCTTTCGTTCTCAGACAGCTGTTGATTGACGAAGGGGTTGACGAGGTCACGGTCTCTAATTCTAGACATGTCACGCGTCAACCCCACTAAAAGCCTTCAATAGGCACGGTGACACTCAAGTACTATGCAGTAAACATAAGTGCATTCAagtgcaatgcaagtgcacgcaagtgcaatgcaagtgcagtgcgagtgcatgcgagtgcagtgcgagtgcatgaaagtgcatgcaagtgcgcGCAAGTGCACGTGAGTGCAGTGcgagtgcagtgcaagtgcacgcaagtgcagtgcagtgcaagtgcagtgtAACGCAAGTGCATGTGACATAAATGTGACATAAATTAGAAGGTTATTGGAGACAAGTCAATTATTGTATAATTGCCAGCAGAATCCCCAGTTATAAGCATACTTTTTGATGTTACCCAATTCCTTAATCCAAATAGCGGAAGGTTTAGTAGGCAGACATTGTTTTGCTTGATGTAGTACCTCATCATTGTAGAGAGAATATTCAAACttattttcaatttatttCGCCCCAAGGTGCCcaaagagaataaaaaacACCATTCAAGAGGATGGGTACACCACACAGACCGAAATATATAAGTTTTATGTTTTATTTGCCCATACTCCAAGGCAAAAGGTGTATTTACAACCAGTTCATTGGTCCTTGTGACGACAGATCACAAGTCCGTGACAACACATCCCTGACAGTGCAATGTGACAGAAAATGGCGCACAAACTGTCTGAAGCATGTTTTAGAATAAATAGTCTAACAGAGGTAGTATTCAAAACTCATGCTAGCAGCCAAAATTGTTTATTTGCCTCAGACCTCAGGCGTACGAGCAAAACATGGCATGTTCTCCTCACTCGGCATGCACCGGCACCCTAGTCCCGAGGAAATAATTGTGACATATTGGCCCACTGTCACGCGCGACtcttgcatgcacttgcatgcacttatttttctatttgcCCTCGGACTTCCAGATGAAGGCGAATCAACCGGCATGTGCCGAAAAAGTCGAGTGCATATCCCGTCTCACTTTCAAGGTTCTTAACCATCACACACACATCGCCTGCTTCTTCCACACATCCTCTAAAGGGCCGCCTCTTCAGATACATGGAGACTGCGGGAGAAAATGGGAAACTTGAACCCATTACCGATGCAGATCTGGTCTTGAACGAAGACTTACGGCGTCCATTCGATGTGATCAACGATGAACTCGCAGCCATGGGTGGGCTGTCCGTTGAAGCATTTCTGAACAACGTGACGTCTGCGGTCTTCGATGTTAACTTTCACCTTCAACTCCCCGATTTGCCATCTCCGGAGAAGGAAAGCCAGAAAGCTTCGAAAACTGATGACCCAGAGGAATCCAAGTCACCGACAGCAGCCAACGGGAGGTCGAACAGGAACCCCATTACTTTGCTGCGTCATGCGTGTGAAAACACATTTGGATCCTCAGAGGCAGTCAAATACGAGTATGTGGAAACAGACCCTCAAAGTATGTCCCTGTACATTTCTTCATCGTTCAACGACTAACCGTGGTGCAACCTTCGCCAGATCGACAATGTATTCTCACAATCACCCGTCCCAATGGTGCTACCCGTGCGTATAAATCAGAAGCAGGGGCAATGCGTAGGGCCGACGCAAAAGTGCAGGCCGCCCAGATTGCTATCGATATGGGCGCGATCGACTTCATTTCTTCAGGAGATGCCGATGCGCTGAAGGCCAGGAAAGGACTTTTGCTTAATCCCCTCGATGCAATCGATGACATGGAACTTGACGTATCGGTGATTGTGCCACCGAGTGCGGTACTTGCCGACAAAGGTCCCGTCGAAGAGATAGAAGACTGCTGCATCGAATGGAGAGCCGGGAAAGTAAAGCCCCATTGGGTATATTATAACGATCCTAAGAATAAGAAAAGTGAGTTTGATTCCAAATGTTCGCGTCGTCGCTCAACATTACTTAGAGCATGGCGTTGCACTGCGGATTGCGCTAAATGCGCATTTATTTCGCTCGTATTCTGTTGACCCTGTGCACTCCACCGCCAGAGCTGCTAAGATTGCCTGTGCTAGAACTGCCCTTAACAATGATGTCTTGGAATTT
This portion of the Psilocybe cubensis strain MGC-MH-2018 chromosome 12, whole genome shotgun sequence genome encodes:
- a CDS encoding Golgi apparatus membrane protein TVP38, producing MLALSDSPRLFYDIFRRLVDTLPSGGEEILHFLSHIPTPGAVTAVIVTWLVLVRACRWRRYNAIHRKYEDKWDNGRGEITPEEAQEIVNVSFMYEMPLLLNYAVAFALFKTYGIPSISSLLVSTKQLKENVSRRYADTELMIATFFGCPISGFSDPSFHPDPSVPADDPRAMIAVARMNYLHSLHRIANEDYLYTLSLFVLTPSLWASRWGWRSASPLEQHAYYIFWYEIGKRMGIKDIPDSLQGLIEWSEDYEERNMIPSDSNHELAEYTLDELLLKSSGYRIEEMGPPRFENAGHEEVMRRAAQLQGRPVKGHYLTTNYPPQRDAMYDTVTLVSSVETKVPADSRQISRTPSPTPSEAKALQTGFLDWKTMRQPKYWFRREWLWYYILLAVTLVLVGLMTIYHKQIVDWLTPVTQWLFKLKFGWLVPIGVLFVISFPPLFGHEIVAVLCGLVWGLWVGFGIVAAGTFLGEVGNFYAFRYCCRARGEKLERTSIFYACLARVVRDGGFKIALIARLSAIPGHFTTGIFSACGMGIIIFSIAAILSLPKQFITVYLGVILKQSNDGTEDTKSKIISDTVLGITVVITFVAMWYIFLQMNKVTPQVIYERRKARQAKLSRATGSPYMHAGPSMTNPDVFNPTGSESDIPLTSTHHDAAHQQWDRHGKAIGYAPDPNLYTPQARTPTRPVFTSNYPRDEEEAAGHRPLREESTDDVEWDIPQRGTTSPRLNAVVSPTSLHNPYSPNHRRDFENEIVQTPTQASFVNEGAGPSTVRMVQSSSNKPHGSFDVEDPYGGYEVPHRHGHAHELTASSFRTAYSSSPDAMDDAPIPNPHAASSHPYPGPIYPSPRPQSPKPPSYVTTLR